A DNA window from Camelina sativa cultivar DH55 chromosome 17, Cs, whole genome shotgun sequence contains the following coding sequences:
- the LOC109125148 gene encoding probable LRR receptor-like serine/threonine-protein kinase At1g53440 — MPSILFIRDLVQTLRSIFRKLQNQTVNTERTSCLDGKWNFVSGSSPKATSNITCDCTLNSSSVCRVTNIQLRGFNLRGIIPPEFGNLTRLTEIDLQLNFLSGTIPTSLSRIPLEILSVAGNPLSGPFPPQIGEITTLTVVQLETNLFTGSLPSNLGNLRSLKRL; from the exons ATGCcctcaattttatttattagagaTTTAG tACAAACATTGCGATCGATCTTTAGGAAGCTACAAAACCAAACAGTGAACACCGAGAGGACTTCTTGTTTGGACGGGAAGTGGAACTTTGTTTCCGGCTCGTCGCCCAAAGCAACCAGTAACATCACCTGCGACTGTACCCTCAACTCCAGTTCAGTCTGTCGTGTCACAAACAT ACAGCTAAGAGGTTTCAATTTGCGAGGAATTATCCCGCCAGAATTTGGGAACCTCACGCGTCTTACAGAGAT AGATCTTCAGCTAAACTTTCTCAGTGGAACAATACCTACGTCATTGTCTCGAATTCCGCTTGAAATCTT GTCTGTAGCCGGAAACCCTCTCTCCGGACCATTTCCTCCTCAAATCGGAGAGATTACTACACTTACTGTAGT GCAATTGGAAACTAATCTGTTCACAGGATCACTTCCTTCAAACTTAGGGAACTTGAGAAGTCTTAAAAGATTGTAA